From Plasmodium brasilianum strain Bolivian I chromosome 3, whole genome shotgun sequence, the proteins below share one genomic window:
- a CDS encoding U3 small nucleolar RNA-associated protein 7: MEDIFVESNVNTEKIKENKITVVNVNKIIYNIKKRIKKKKKRNGGNKINYLPVVDPTQLPKDLPNTKNIKNKKLKNKLKKDVKLAILSTKKILANKKFRKIDEGYIDVKQKHLVQKKDDTEGVHPVLKGKKGKKGKEIRTKKGMDEIKQSGVDKIKQSGVDKIKRIVMEDLNKIEKGVGNIPETNATSQKEVRIMKFPAHVQNKMHFSMRDERSCYSGEYYKRTEEGEEGIKEEKKIHISQKYIYDRADIGTQKKVIDLSLNMGPYTCTYSRNGKYLLTTGDKGHITLIDTQNLETLCELEVCETVRCNTILHNHKLFAVSQKKYMYIYDNTGLEVNCIKDILYTYQMEFLPYHFLLTSVGEFGELVYQDITMGNIITRKKTKRGPCSIMKQNKHDAIIYLGHSNGHVTLWSPNVDKCICDIYCHYTPISSIAVSDNYLISASIDCTYKIWDMRKLEYIKSYREHNIINNIDISDTSIVAFCMNSHFKTYKNLFTKPEVYLTHNTYGDKINSISFQPFEDICCAGLKYSVKSFLVPGSGLANIDTFVNNPYETKKQVRENEVRLLLDKLSPDTIQFKRNEIGKVNPYQDVHQNSTQPGYQTNDRPNGHLTDRSSSYPTDRSNAHKTYISQRLTNKVKTPGKMRYGKIKTDDRDYISEGYHNADDINGSCGANAPSFGKKGLWKKAAKGKVVNGQTDAEKQKKRKKRRKKRRG, encoded by the coding sequence ATGGAAGATATATTCGTTGAAAGCAACGTAAACACAGAAAAAATCAAAGAGAATAAGATAACAGTAgttaatgttaataaaatcatatataatattaaaaagagaattaagaaaaagaaaaaaagaaatggaggtaataaaataaattacctTCCTGTTGTCGACCCTACACAGTTACCCAAAGATCTTCcgaatacaaaaaatataaaaaataaaaaattaaaaaataaattgaagaAAGATGTTAAATTAGCTATTTTATcaactaaaaaaattttagcaaataaaaaattcagaAAAATTGATGAAGGATACATTGACGTGAAGCAGAAGCATCTTGTTCAGAAGAAGGATGACACTGAAGGGGTTCATCCTGTGTTGAAAGGGAAGAAGGGGAAGAAGGGGAAGGAGAttagaacaaaaaaagggatggatgaaataaaacaaagtggggtggataaaataaaacaaagtggggtggataaaataaaacgaatagTGATGGAAGATTTGAATAAAATCGAAAAAGGGGTAGGAAACATTCCCGAGACGAATGCTACTAGTCAAAAGGAGGTGCGCATTATGAAATTTCCTGCACATGTTCAGAATAAAATGCACTTCAGCATGCGTGATGAGCGTAGTTGCTATAGTGGAGAGTACTACAAGCGCACTGAGGAGGGAGAAGAAGGAATCAAGGAGGAGAAGAAAATTCATATTAGCCAAAAGTATATCTACGATAGAGCAGATATAGGGacacaaaaaaaagtaatagaCTTAAGTTTGAACATGGGaccatatacatgtacatattcaagaaatggaaaatatttattaacaaCAGGAGATAAAGGACATATAACATTAATAGATACACAAAACTTAGAAACATTATGTGAACTAGAGGTATGTGAAACGGTTAGATGTAATACTATATTACATAATCATAAGCTTTTTGCTGTTAGtcaaaaaaagtatatgtatatatatgataacaCAGGGTTAGAAGTAAATTGTATAAAAgacatattatatacataccaAATGGAATTCTTACCataccattttttattaacatcaGTAGGAGAATTTGGAGAATTAGTATACCAAGATATAACTATGGGTAATATAATTACAaggaaaaaaacgaaaaggGGTCCATGTTCTAttatgaaacaaaataaacatgatgcaattatttatttaggACATAGTAATGGGCATGTTACCTTATGGTCACCTAATGTAGacaaatgtatatgtgaTATATATTGTCATTATACTCCTATATCTTCAATAGCTGTAAgtgataattatttaattagtgCTTCTATTgattgtacatataaaatatgggATATGAGAAAATTAGAATATATCAAATCGTATAGAgaacataatattattaataacataGATATTAGTGATACATCGATTGTTGCATTTTGTATGAACAGTCATTTTAAAACGtataaaaatctttttaCAAAACCGGAAGTTTACTTAACACATAATACATATggagataaaattaattccATATCCTTTCAACCATTTGAAGATATATGTTGTGCAGGTCTCAAATATTCTGTTAAATCATTTCTAGTACCTGGTTCTGGACTAGCAAATATAGACACTTTTGTTAATAATCCATATGAAACAAAGAAGCAGGTAAGAGAGAATGAAGTTAGACTATTACTGGACAAGTTATCACCTGATACCATCCAGTTTAAGCGTAACGAAATAGGAAAGGTAAACCCGTATCAAGACGTGCACCAGAACTCTACTCAACCGGGTTATCAAACGAATGATAGGCCTAATGGACATCTCACTGACAGGTCTAGTAGTTATCCCACGGACAGATCTAATGcacataaaacatatatcaGTCAACGGCTTACTAATAAAGTGAAGACTCCTGGTAAAATGCGCTATGGAAAGATAAAGACGGACGACAGAGACTACATTTCAGAGGGGTATCATAATGCGGATGATATCAACGGCAGTTGTGGAGCTAATGCCCCATCATTTGGAAAAAAGGGTTTGTGGAAGAAGGCTGCTAAAGGAAAAGTAGTGAATGGACAAACAGATGCAGAAAAgcaaaagaagagaaaaaaaagaaggaaaaaaaggagaggATAA